CGTGGGCAATTGGACGAATTGGCCGACCGCTTGCTCGGTGCGGACCAGATCCTGCGCACCCTGATCGATCGCGACGGCCAGGCCTATGAGAACCTGACGAGGGTCCGCAAGGCGCGCCAAGATTCCGCCCGGTCGGAGTTGCAGTTTCAACGGGCCGTGATGGATGCCATCTCCGTGCCGATGGAAATAGCCGCCGTCGCCGAGCGGTCGCTGGTGGCACTCGAGGCGTTGCGCCCGCTTGCGAGTCGAATGATCGTGAGTGACCTCGGCGTGGCCGCAACGCTGGCGGAGGCCGCGGTTCGTGCCGCCCGTTTCAGCGTTGCAATCAACCTGCAGGATCTGGCGGATCGAGATCAGGCGGCGCGGATTACAGAAGAGATTGACCGAATTTGCGCGCACGCCGCATCGCATCATGACTCCCTCTTGCAGGCTGTCAGGCGCGAATTGGACCCCAGCTCAGGACCCGGCCGATAGCACATCCTTATGAGCGACGAACCGCCCTATTACCTGGAACTGCGCAGCCTGCCCGCAG
This region of Phycisphaerae bacterium genomic DNA includes:
- a CDS encoding cyclodeaminase/cyclohydrolase family protein, which translates into the protein MNTANDSSLSISLGEFLDSVAARTPAPGGGAVAAACGALACALARMVVAYSVRKDTETSARGQLDELADRLLGADQILRTLIDRDGQAYENLTRVRKARQDSARSELQFQRAVMDAISVPMEIAAVAERSLVALEALRPLASRMIVSDLGVAATLAEAAVRAARFSVAINLQDLADRDQAARITEEIDRICAHAASHHDSLLQAVRRELDPSSGPGR